A genomic stretch from Brucella sp. BE17 includes:
- the cydX gene encoding cytochrome bd-I oxidase subunit CydX, producing the protein MWYFAWLLGLPLAAAFAVLNAMWYELMDDRARKRLAVDPTIDMSREGNKHH; encoded by the coding sequence ATGTGGTATTTTGCCTGGCTGCTCGGACTGCCGCTCGCAGCCGCTTTCGCGGTGCTGAACGCCATGTGGTATGAATTGATGGATGATCGGGCGCGCAAGCGTCTGGCGGTCGATCCTACCATCGACATGTCGCGCGAAGGCAACAAGCATCATTGA
- the cydB gene encoding cytochrome d ubiquinol oxidase subunit II, producing the protein MILSDLLDYETLRLIWWVLLGVLLIGFAAMDGFDLGVGILLPFIGRTDIERRIIINTIGPVWEGNQVWLILGGGAIFAAWPPLYAVSFSGFYLAMFIILFALILRPVGFKYRSKRDSQAWRTGWDWALFIGGFIPALIFGVAVGNVLQGVPFRLNDDLRIFYDGSFFGLLNPFALLCGLLSVAMLTMHGASWLVLKTTAAVQARARTVGSVAALATIVLYGVAGVISWMWISGYRITSAIVTDGPSNPLRKTVEFDHGAWFTNYATYPVLLIAPALGFIGAFAVWASIRKRGEVSTLLFGKLSIFGIIASVGVSMFPFILPSSIDPRSSLTVWDSSSSHTTLFIMLVVTLIFLPIIVAYTSWVYKVLWGKVEKDMIEDESNHAY; encoded by the coding sequence ATGATACTCAGTGATTTACTGGACTACGAAACCCTGCGTCTCATCTGGTGGGTTCTGCTTGGCGTATTGTTGATCGGCTTTGCAGCCATGGATGGTTTCGATCTCGGTGTCGGTATTCTTCTGCCCTTCATTGGCAGGACGGATATTGAACGGCGCATCATCATCAATACAATCGGACCAGTCTGGGAAGGCAACCAGGTCTGGCTGATCCTCGGTGGTGGTGCCATTTTTGCTGCGTGGCCGCCGCTTTATGCGGTGTCTTTTTCCGGCTTTTATCTGGCGATGTTCATCATCCTGTTTGCGCTGATCCTGCGTCCAGTCGGGTTCAAGTATCGGTCGAAACGTGACAGCCAGGCATGGCGTACCGGATGGGACTGGGCGCTGTTTATTGGCGGATTTATACCTGCTCTGATCTTCGGCGTGGCGGTCGGAAATGTGCTTCAGGGCGTACCGTTCCGCCTCAATGACGATCTGCGAATATTCTATGATGGATCGTTCTTTGGCTTGCTCAATCCGTTTGCGCTTTTATGTGGCCTGCTTTCGGTCGCCATGCTGACCATGCATGGCGCATCATGGCTGGTGCTCAAGACAACGGCGGCAGTGCAGGCACGGGCACGAACCGTCGGCTCTGTTGCGGCTCTGGCCACGATCGTGCTTTACGGGGTTGCGGGTGTGATAAGCTGGATGTGGATTTCGGGCTACCGGATCACCAGCGCCATTGTTACAGATGGCCCGTCTAACCCGCTACGCAAGACGGTGGAATTCGACCATGGTGCGTGGTTCACCAATTATGCGACTTATCCCGTGCTGCTGATCGCCCCTGCACTTGGTTTTATCGGCGCGTTCGCCGTATGGGCCAGCATTCGAAAACGCGGCGAGGTTTCAACGCTCCTGTTCGGTAAGCTTTCAATCTTCGGCATTATCGCATCAGTCGGCGTTTCGATGTTCCCGTTCATCCTGCCATCCTCGATTGATCCGCGTTCGAGCCTGACTGTGTGGGATTCATCCTCGAGCCATACCACGCTATTCATCATGCTGGTGGTGACCCTCATCTTCCTGCCGATCATCGTCGCCTACACCTCTTGGGTCTACAAGGTTCTGTGGGGCAAGGTGGAGAAGGACATGATCGAAGACGAGAGCAATCACGCTTACTAA
- a CDS encoding DUF930 domain-containing protein, which produces MEMQDAMESASKEWKWGLAVSVLLHLAVAFLLIVRLPSLAEPLSEQAVNVELVPPEQLSPPKPEQDNPVPPPPPAQAKPQAFESALAEKQPEQELEKVGTGEEKPADDAGKPTEEQFEAQGGSAPSGTTDKQAKASAAEPENEKLSEARKLYSKDALADPRVKQALGRLPPQERIIQVCNIEALEQIRHHRSGTFPDMLARDRGSVSASGMTVSDGAFRSYGQWYAVDYKCEADTKTMEIVSFRYAVGAAIPRSEWARRQLPTD; this is translated from the coding sequence ATGGAAATGCAGGATGCGATGGAAAGCGCATCGAAGGAATGGAAATGGGGACTTGCGGTCTCAGTTCTCCTGCATCTTGCGGTAGCATTTCTGTTGATCGTACGCTTGCCGTCACTCGCTGAACCCCTCTCCGAACAAGCCGTCAATGTCGAGCTGGTACCGCCCGAACAGTTATCTCCACCTAAGCCAGAACAGGATAATCCGGTTCCACCTCCGCCGCCTGCACAGGCAAAGCCGCAGGCCTTCGAATCCGCACTTGCCGAGAAACAACCCGAGCAAGAGCTGGAGAAGGTTGGCACGGGAGAGGAAAAGCCCGCAGATGACGCCGGGAAGCCGACTGAAGAGCAGTTTGAGGCGCAAGGTGGTTCGGCACCATCGGGAACGACCGACAAACAGGCTAAGGCATCAGCTGCAGAGCCTGAAAACGAAAAGCTGAGCGAGGCGCGAAAACTCTATTCAAAAGACGCCCTTGCCGATCCGCGTGTCAAACAGGCACTGGGTCGATTGCCACCGCAGGAGCGCATCATCCAGGTCTGTAATATCGAGGCGCTGGAGCAGATACGCCATCACAGGTCCGGCACCTTTCCCGACATGCTGGCGCGCGATCGTGGTTCGGTTTCAGCATCCGGCATGACTGTTTCCGACGGTGCTTTCCGCAGCTACGGGCAATGGTACGCGGTCGATTATAAATGTGAGGCCGATACTAAAACGATGGAGATCGTTTCGTTTCGCTATGCAGTCGGTGCGGCAATTCCCAGAAGCGAGTGGGCCCGCCGGCAACTGCCGACGGACTGA
- a CDS encoding cytochrome ubiquinol oxidase subunit I, with protein sequence MEFDIVSLSRLQFAITALYHFLFVPLTLGLSVLLAIMETVYVMTGRLIWRQMTKFWGSLFGINFVMGVATGVVMEFQFGMNWSYYSHYVGDIFGAPLAIEGLMAFFLEATFVGLFFFGWDKLSKIGHLMATYAVAAGSNFSALWILIANGWMQNPVGSAFNPETMRMEITDFYEVLMNPVAQAKFVHTVSAGYTTASMFVLGVSAWYLIKGRSTELAKRSMTVAASFGLAASLSVVVLGDESGYLANEHQKMKIAAIEAMWETEPAPASFTAFGFPDQKARETHYAVHIPWVMGLIGTRSLTTPIEGIDDLVKNAEGHIRNGIIAYDALQTIRASRDTSQVPQDIKDAFADNSRWMGYALLLKRYVDDPRQASDTQITQAANDTVPGVLPLFWAFRIMVGIGFLLIGLTATFFVLSARRKLDHYPWLLKLAVLAIPLPWIAIEMGWIVAEFGRQPWIIEGILPTAVAVSDLGASTVLATIIGFVAIYTVLFIIEMGLMLRAIKAGPEPDSKPEAMLAPASIAPAE encoded by the coding sequence ATGGAATTCGATATTGTCTCCCTGTCACGATTGCAGTTTGCGATCACGGCACTTTATCACTTCCTCTTCGTGCCTCTCACATTGGGGCTTTCCGTGCTGCTCGCCATCATGGAAACCGTCTACGTGATGACGGGGCGACTCATCTGGCGGCAGATGACGAAATTCTGGGGTAGTTTGTTTGGTATCAACTTCGTGATGGGCGTTGCGACAGGCGTCGTGATGGAGTTCCAGTTCGGCATGAACTGGAGCTATTACAGCCATTATGTCGGCGATATTTTTGGCGCTCCGCTGGCGATAGAAGGCCTGATGGCCTTCTTTCTTGAAGCAACTTTTGTCGGACTGTTCTTTTTCGGCTGGGACAAGCTTTCAAAAATCGGACATCTGATGGCCACTTATGCGGTTGCTGCGGGCTCCAATTTTTCCGCGCTCTGGATTCTCATCGCCAATGGCTGGATGCAAAACCCAGTAGGATCAGCATTCAATCCCGAGACCATGCGCATGGAAATCACCGATTTCTATGAGGTGCTGATGAACCCGGTGGCGCAGGCGAAATTCGTGCATACGGTTTCCGCCGGTTATACGACGGCTTCGATGTTCGTGCTCGGTGTGTCTGCCTGGTATCTCATCAAAGGCCGTTCGACGGAACTCGCCAAGCGCTCGATGACGGTCGCGGCCTCTTTCGGACTGGCGGCCTCACTTTCGGTCGTGGTTTTGGGTGATGAAAGCGGCTATCTCGCCAATGAACATCAGAAGATGAAAATCGCGGCCATCGAGGCGATGTGGGAGACTGAACCCGCGCCCGCTTCCTTCACTGCTTTCGGCTTTCCGGATCAAAAGGCGCGTGAAACCCATTATGCCGTGCATATCCCATGGGTCATGGGGCTGATCGGCACACGCTCGCTCACCACCCCGATCGAGGGGATCGACGATCTGGTGAAGAATGCCGAAGGACACATTCGCAACGGCATCATTGCCTATGATGCGCTGCAGACAATCCGTGCTTCCCGCGATACATCTCAGGTGCCGCAGGACATCAAGGATGCCTTTGCCGACAACAGCCGCTGGATGGGCTATGCGCTGCTGCTCAAGCGTTATGTCGATGATCCGCGCCAGGCGAGTGATACGCAGATAACACAGGCTGCTAACGATACGGTGCCGGGTGTGTTGCCGCTATTCTGGGCGTTCCGCATTATGGTCGGCATCGGTTTTCTGCTCATTGGCCTGACTGCCACCTTCTTCGTGCTTTCGGCACGGCGCAAGCTCGACCATTATCCATGGCTGCTGAAACTCGCGGTGTTGGCCATTCCGCTGCCGTGGATCGCCATTGAGATGGGCTGGATCGTTGCTGAATTCGGACGCCAGCCGTGGATTATCGAGGGAATATTGCCCACAGCGGTCGCGGTGTCTGATCTTGGCGCTTCGACGGTTCTTGCGACCATTATCGGCTTTGTCGCAATCTATACCGTCCTGTTCATTATCGAGATGGGCCTTATGCTGCGTGCCATCAAGGCAGGCCCGGAACCCGACAGCAAACCAGAAGCCATGCTTGCGCCTGCTAGCATCGCACCTGCGGAGTAA